A region of the Pirellulales bacterium genome:
GCACACGAAAGACCACGGCAGCAAGCGAGACAACATGCGGAATCCTCGAGGCAGAGAATAAAACGAAGGGCGTCGTGCCCCTATTATGGCTCAAGCGAGACGATTTCTCGACCCGCGCGCGTGGCGATTCCCAGCCAGAGCGAGGCTTCGACGCGGTCGGCGATCAGCCGCACGCTGCCGTCGCAGAGCAGCACTTGCACGCCCCCTGGATGATGACTGCGAGCGGCCAGGAAGCCCTTCTGTTGGGCCTGATTCATGCAGTCCCAGGTGGCCGAGTTGGGCGTGTAGAAGTGGTTGTAAAGCGTGTTGCCGTAGTTCCCCAGAATCCACTTGCCGCTGCGTTGCGAGTACCACGAGCCAGTCCCCTGCGTGGCGCAATTCGAGACCGAAACGTCGACGTTTCTGCCCAGCTCGAGAATGTACAGGTCGTCGTAGGGTCTCGATTCGGCCAGAGGCATGCCGTTTCCCAGTGTGCGTTCGCTGAAGGCCGCCGTGTGGGACGAGCCATCCAACAGATCGCGAAAGCGCACGGCCGAGGTCAGAAAGAACACGCCGTCCGCGCGCACCAGCGAGCCATGGTCGACGGCGCCGCTCCCCGCGTTGGCCACGTAGTTCGTGCCGCCGAAGACCGTGCCGGGGATGCGCCCCGCGCCGGGATCACTCGGACATTGCAACAGTCCCACCGCCTCGTTCGCCGCCGCTGCGTTCGCGGCGCCACTGTACGTGATACCCGCGATCACGAGCTTCGTGGGAGAAGCAGTCAGATCGAGCTGATGATAAAGGCCATTCTGCTCGACGAAGGGCAGCAGGTGTGCCTGCGGTGAAAAGACCAGCGGCGTCGGTCCTCCGCGGCCCGGCGGAAATTGCTGCTTCGCGTCGTGAAACGACTGCAAGGCCAGCCCGAGCTGCTTGAGATTATTCGCACAAGAGCCGCGACGACTCGCCTCGCGCGCCGCTTGCACGGCCGGCAGCACCAGCGCCATCAACACGCCGATGATCGCGATGACGACCAGCAGCTCGACCAATGTGAAACCATGTAGGGTGCGACGGCGGGTGTTATCCTGCCGTCGCGTTGCGTGCTGATTCCAAACCCCTGCATGGCGAGGTGTGAAACGGCTGGGGCGGCGCCCCGAATCGCGCCACTTCCACCTGTGCCCCAGGGCACGCCACGATCGACCGGCCCGGCATCGGCAAGAGGGCCGTGGAGGAGGAAGCATGGATGGGCTCGTGGCGCGGCAAAACGGGAATGAAGGAGAAGAGGCTCATTTTAGACTGGGGCGTAGTCAAAATCCAAATGCAACACTGGGCGTGTTGATTGGTGTGGGAGAAAGATCGCTGGGTCGTTTGAATGCTGAGTCTTACCAAGAGTTCGGCGTTCGCACGGAGGCCCAGCGATGGCAAGTTATCTTACGTTCGAGGAACGACAAGTCCTCTACCGGTGGAACAAAACGAAGACTCCGAAGTCGGAGATTGCACGCTGGTTGGGGCGTGATCGATGAGGCGCAAAAGCACGGAACAATTGCGGTAGGGGTGACCCAAAAGGGCCATCCCTACCGCAATTGCCGATTAGTGTTCTTTCGCACCCTGTGGGCCTCGCGGCTTGCCTGCCCAGACGCGACGGACGATGACCTTCGATAACGGCAATGAGTTCGCCGAACACGAGCGGCTCGCCCAACGGGCCGGCGTCGACGTTTACTTCGCCAAACCGTACGCCTCGTGGCTTATACACGATTACTCTTGCTTGGGCAGATACAGCCCCGACCCGACATAGAGGGTCTCGCCGTCGAGTTGCACCTTGCGCACGAAGTCGAGCTTCGTTTCCACCTGGGCCGAATCGGGAGCCAGCGCCTTGAATTTGTGCCAACCCTGGCTGGCGGTTTTCATTCCTTCGATCATCTCGCGCACGGGATACTGCCCATCCGGATCGCGATAGTCGAGCAGGTTCTGTTCTTCAAAGGCGGGAAAGGCGCCGTCGACCAGCTCCACTCCCTTGTCGTCGAAGACATAGACGAACGTGTTGTAGTAGCGGAAGGGACCGTTCGGTTCGCGGAACGTGTTGAACGCTGCGCGGCCTTCCTTCTCGAGCAGCGTCACGGCCTCGTTGACCGTATCGATCACGAAGACGCCTTGCGGACCTGCGTCGTAAAGGCCGCTGCCGACCACGTACTGCTTGCCCGAGGGAGCGGTCACGCCGATCACGAAGCTGCTCTTCCAGTAGGGCTCGCTGAGAGCGAACTTGGGCCAGAGGTAATGGACCCAGCCTTCCTTCTCGGGGCCGGCGACCTCTTCGAGCATCATCTGCACGATGGGGCGGCCCTCCTGGTCTTCGAGGCCGATCTGGTTCGTGCCTTGCAGTTCCGGTCGGTTCGGGTCGACCAGGACGTCCCCCTCCAGGTCGTTCACGAAGATGTAGGTGGTGCCGTGGTACCAGGGGCCACCCTGCACCTGGAATTGACCAAAGGCATCTTCACCTTCGGCACGCACCAGCTCGGCAGCCTTGCGCACCAGCTCGACCACGTCGCGCACTGCCGGGCTTTCCATCAGCGCGCCCTGGGGCGCGGCCGAGTCGGCCCGGTCGGCCGCCTGGAGCGTGAGCGAAGTTCCCAGCGCCCCGGCGAGCGCGAACAATACGACCAGCGAGATCTGGCGACGCATGAAAAAAAGCCCTCCGCGAGACGCCACTCGACGACGGCCGCTGCTCGAACATCGAGCGCAGCAGGTGGCGCGGCAAGGATAGGTCGCTCCCGGGCGGGGAGCAAACCGCGGCGCGGGGGGCAGTGGGCCGGACGTCGCCGGAGCGGAATGCTACTTCTTCCCCTTCTTGGCGGGCTTTTTCCCCTTCTTGGGAGCCGCCGCGGCCGACGTCTTCGGCTTGCCGAAGATTCGCTCCCAACCCTTCGAGAACTCCGGCGTTGCGCCAGTACGTACAATCGGGCCACCCATGCCTTGCTACCTCATGCGAGAAAAGAAGCCCTGCGCGAGCCAACTCACCCGGCGCAGCCAAAACGCTCATTCTAAATCGCCGCGAACGGCAGACAAGCGCCCCGCGTCCGCGCGGTTATGCCGTCCGTACGGGATAAGCGAAGGGCGCCAGGTGCGGGGCCGGGCGTTTCGCTTTTGCTACGTGTTGAGAATTTGACACGCGGCGGCGCGCGACCTAGGGTTCCTCGACTTCGCCGGGCTGCGCACGAACGAACCCCACCTCGGCAGACGATTGACCCCGCGCTGCCGAAATCAGCCCCCGCCTGCGATCGAACTATGTCCACGCATCTGCTGCCCGAGGCGTCGCTCCGTCGACGTGCCGTGTCCGAACCGTTCACGATCCTGATCGTCGACGACGATGACGATCAGACCTACGTGCTTTGTCAGCGGCTCGAACAACAGGGCTACCGCACCGTGTCGGCGAGCACGGGCCGGCTCGGGCAGACCATCGCCCAGACGCAGCGCCCGCACCTGGTGCTGCTCGACCTGCGACTGCCCGACATCGATGGCTTCGACGTGTGCCAGCAACTGTCGGACACGCCTGAGACGTGCCACATCCCGGTGATTATCTTGAGCGGGATGGAACGGCCCGACATCATTCGCCGCAGCCGAGCGGCGGGATGCCAGTACTTCATTCGCAAGCCGTACGATCCCAATGCCCTGCTGATTCTCGTGCAGCAGGCGATCGACGAAGCGCGCCACTGGAACGCGATCTGAGCCGCGCGCCAAGGCAAAATTGGCGACGTGGCCGCTGCTCGACTAACTGCCCAGGACTACCTTGGCAGTGATACCAATCAAAACGAGCAGAATGGCGGTGATGAGCAACACGCCCAGCAAAGACCAAAGCATCGCGCGACACCTCGTGGCAGGAACCTTCGGGATACACTCGCGGCAGAGCGCCGCGCACGGCATCTTACTCTGTTGAGGGGCGATCCGGGAGGCCACGCCAGGCCCGCTTCGCGGTCAGTTTCCGGCCGGCGGCAGCGTTTCTTCTTCATCATCCGCCGCGGGGGGCACGGAGTCGTCGGCCGATGGTGCGACCGGCGGCGCCGCGGCGGGCACCGGCGGGAGATCGAGGAAGCCAGGCAGCGTCTTGAGCCAGTCGGCCAACGCCTTGGCGGCAATGGCGTGTCCCTTGCCGTTCGGATGGTGGTCCGAATCGTGGACCCACAGGTCGCTGGTTTTCTGGCCCTGAAAGGCGGGGGCAAGATCGAGCACCGGCATGCCGGCGGCCTTCGCCATTTGCGCTACCTTGGCATGCACGTCGGCCAAGGGATAGGTTCCTTCGAGGCCTTCCATCAGCGGATACAGCACGTACGCCACCTGGCAATCGGTGCGCGACCCCATGCGCTGGAGAAAGCTATTGAAGCGGAGCAAGTTCGCCTGGTTGTAGCGCTCGTCGTACATGTCCTTGTACCACTGGATCGTTTCGTTGCCGATCCGGCGCATCTCGAGATTGCTCCCCACGAAACGCACGA
Encoded here:
- a CDS encoding DUF1559 domain-containing protein; protein product: MVELLVVIAIIGVLMALVLPAVQAAREASRRGSCANNLKQLGLALQSFHDAKQQFPPGRGGPTPLVFSPQAHLLPFVEQNGLYHQLDLTASPTKLVIAGITYSGAANAAAANEAVGLLQCPSDPGAGRIPGTVFGGTNYVANAGSGAVDHGSLVRADGVFFLTSAVRFRDLLDGSSHTAAFSERTLGNGMPLAESRPYDDLYILELGRNVDVSVSNCATQGTGSWYSQRSGKWILGNYGNTLYNHFYTPNSATWDCMNQAQQKGFLAARSHHPGGVQVLLCDGSVRLIADRVEASLWLGIATRAGREIVSLEP
- a CDS encoding helix-turn-helix domain-containing protein → MASYLTFEERQVLYRWNKTKTPKSEIARWLGRDR
- a CDS encoding cache domain-containing protein, with product MRRQISLVVLFALAGALGTSLTLQAADRADSAAPQGALMESPAVRDVVELVRKAAELVRAEGEDAFGQFQVQGGPWYHGTTYIFVNDLEGDVLVDPNRPELQGTNQIGLEDQEGRPIVQMMLEEVAGPEKEGWVHYLWPKFALSEPYWKSSFVIGVTAPSGKQYVVGSGLYDAGPQGVFVIDTVNEAVTLLEKEGRAAFNTFREPNGPFRYYNTFVYVFDDKGVELVDGAFPAFEEQNLLDYRDPDGQYPVREMIEGMKTASQGWHKFKALAPDSAQVETKLDFVRKVQLDGETLYVGSGLYLPKQE
- a CDS encoding response regulator; amino-acid sequence: MSTHLLPEASLRRRAVSEPFTILIVDDDDDQTYVLCQRLEQQGYRTVSASTGRLGQTIAQTQRPHLVLLDLRLPDIDGFDVCQQLSDTPETCHIPVIILSGMERPDIIRRSRAAGCQYFIRKPYDPNALLILVQQAIDEARHWNAI